In Coregonus clupeaformis isolate EN_2021a unplaced genomic scaffold, ASM2061545v1 scaf0345, whole genome shotgun sequence, a genomic segment contains:
- the LOC123480986 gene encoding serine/arginine-rich splicing factor 7-like isoform X1, which produces MSRHGRNGGDAKVYVGNLGTGAGKGELERAFGYYGPLRTVWIARNPPGFAFVEFEDTRDAEDAVRGLDGKLISGSRVRVELSTGMPRRSRYERAPTNRPFDSNDKCYECGERGHYAYDCHRYSRRRRSRSRSHSRSGGRRYSRSRSRGRGRRSRSFSPHRSRSPRRSRALTPKRSRSRSKSRSRSRSLSRAKNRSGSVGRSKSGSPTRSHSTSRSPRRRSDSSERDD; this is translated from the exons ATGTCAAGACACGGTCGAAACGGAGGAG ACGCTAAGGTTTACGTCGGTAACCTGGGCACTGGTGCGGGGAAAGGAGAGCTAGAGCGGGCGTTCGGGTATTATGGACCCTTGAGAACAGTGTGGATTGCTAGGAACCCCCCTGGGTTTGCCTTTGTGGAGTTTGAAGACACCCGGGATGCAGAAGATGCGGTCCGTGGCCTTGACGGCAA GTTAATTTCTGGATCTCGAGTTCGAGTTGAATTATCTACAGGGATGCCGCGGCGATCTCGGTACGAGCGTGCGCCCACCAACCGGCCCTTTGACTCCAACGACAAGTGCTACGAGTGTGGTGAGCGGGGCCACTATGCCTACGACTGCCACCGCTACAGTCGACGCAGGAGGAGCAG GTCCCGGTCTCACTCCAGGTCCGGTGGGAGGAGGTACTCGCGCTCTCGCAGCCGGGGCCGTGGCAGGAG ATCAAGATCCTTCTCTCCACACCGCTCTCGTTCTCCTAGAAGATCTAGAGCCCTTACCCCCAAGAGATCAAG ATCTCGATCAAAGTCCAGATCAAGGTCTAGGTCACTTTCTCGTGCAAAGAACAG GTCTGGTTCTGTGGGCAGATCCAAGTCTGGTTCCCCCACGAGGAG CCACTCTACCTCGAGGAGTCCTCGTCGACGAAGTGACAGCTCGGAGAGAGACGACTGA
- the LOC123480986 gene encoding serine/arginine-rich splicing factor 7-like isoform X2, which translates to MSRHGRNGGDAKVYVGNLGTGAGKGELERAFGYYGPLRTVWIARNPPGFAFVEFEDTRDAEDAVRGLDGKLISGSRVRVELSTGMPRRSRYERAPTNRPFDSNDKCYECGERGHYAYDCHRYSRRRRSRSRSHSRSGGRRYSRSRSRGRGRRSRSFSPHRSRSPRRSRALTPKRSRSRSKSRSRSRSLSRAKNSHSTSRSPRRRSDSSERDD; encoded by the exons ATGTCAAGACACGGTCGAAACGGAGGAG ACGCTAAGGTTTACGTCGGTAACCTGGGCACTGGTGCGGGGAAAGGAGAGCTAGAGCGGGCGTTCGGGTATTATGGACCCTTGAGAACAGTGTGGATTGCTAGGAACCCCCCTGGGTTTGCCTTTGTGGAGTTTGAAGACACCCGGGATGCAGAAGATGCGGTCCGTGGCCTTGACGGCAA GTTAATTTCTGGATCTCGAGTTCGAGTTGAATTATCTACAGGGATGCCGCGGCGATCTCGGTACGAGCGTGCGCCCACCAACCGGCCCTTTGACTCCAACGACAAGTGCTACGAGTGTGGTGAGCGGGGCCACTATGCCTACGACTGCCACCGCTACAGTCGACGCAGGAGGAGCAG GTCCCGGTCTCACTCCAGGTCCGGTGGGAGGAGGTACTCGCGCTCTCGCAGCCGGGGCCGTGGCAGGAG ATCAAGATCCTTCTCTCCACACCGCTCTCGTTCTCCTAGAAGATCTAGAGCCCTTACCCCCAAGAGATCAAG ATCTCGATCAAAGTCCAGATCAAGGTCTAGGTCACTTTCTCGTGCAAAGAACAG CCACTCTACCTCGAGGAGTCCTCGTCGACGAAGTGACAGCTCGGAGAGAGACGACTGA
- the LOC121572354 gene encoding gem-associated protein 6 translates to MDEWRQLKPLEWCKYVNKEVKVTAHEKQQHNGWVFTVDPVSASIVLVTFQEKGGTPTVRVVTGHAVQEVEILQEGNEEMAGRLRVVFTPPGARALGPEEVRRRKESLRLWLEKNRIPVEEKGEMLRVANVLTVSAPYGAEDCSSSNEIILARVQSLVESNPNSTPDQPANS, encoded by the exons ATGGACGAGTGGCGTCAACTGAAGccactggagtggtgtaaatatGTCAACAAAGAGGTCAAAGTGACAGCGCACGAGAAACAACAACATAATGGTTGGGTTTTTACCGTTGATCCAGTATCTGCCAG CATCGTCCTAGTGACCTTCCAGGAGAAGGGAGGCACGCCGACGGTCCGAGTTGTGACAGGCCACGCAGTGCAGGAGGTGGAGATCCTCCAGGAGGGCAACGAGGAAATGGCGGGACGGCTGAGGGTTGTTTTTACACCCCCGGGAGCCCGCGCACTTGGCCCGGAAGAAGTGAGACGCAGGAAAGAGAGCCTCCGCCTGTGGCTGGAAAAGAACCGCATCCCCGTGGAAGAGAAGGGCGAGATGCTGCGTGTGGCCAACGTGCTGACAGTGAGCGCCCCCTACGGAGCGGAAGACTGTAGCAGCTCCAACGAGATCATCCTGGCCCGAGTGCAGAGCCTGGTGGAGAGCAACCCCAATTCAACTCCAGACCAGCCTGCCAACTCCTGA